One region of Malania oleifera isolate guangnan ecotype guangnan chromosome 6, ASM2987363v1, whole genome shotgun sequence genomic DNA includes:
- the LOC131158864 gene encoding pleiotropic drug resistance protein 1-like codes for MEGEIYRASGSLRRNSSSMWRNNGVEVFSKSSREEDDEEALKWAALEKLPTYNRLRKGLLMASRGGADEVDVKDLGFQEKKTLVERLVAEEDNEKFLLKLKNRIDRVGIDIPTIEVRFEHINVGAEAFVGSSALPSFINYAFSLVEGTLIQLHILPSRKKQFTILRDVSGIIKPRRMTLLLGPPSSGKTTLMLALAGKLDPTLKFSGRVTYNGHGLHEFVPQRTAAYISQHDLHLGEMTVRETLAFSARCQGVGSRYEMLAELSRREKAANIKPDPDIDIFMKAAATEGEETNIVTDYILKILGLDVCADTMVGDEMLRGISGGQRKRVTTGEMLVGPAKALFMDEISTGLDSSTTFQIVNSLKQSVHILNGTALISLLQPAPETYNLFDDIILLSDGQIVYQGPREQVLDFFEFMGFKCPDRKGVADFLQEVTSKKDQKQYWARRDEPYRFVTVKEFAEAFQSFHVGKAIGDEFATPFDRTKNHPAALTTTKYGVGMMELFKACLSRELLLKKRNSFIYIFKLSQLTVMAMISMTLFFRTKMHKDSVEDGQIYTGALFFAVVLIMFNGLAEMAMTIQKLPVFYKQRDLYFFPAWAYSLPLWIFKIPITILESSSWVFLSYYVIGLDPNVGRFFRQFLILAAVSQMASGLFRFIGAIGRNMIIANTFGSFALLVLFALGGFVLSRGDVKKWWIWGYWSSPMMYGTNGILVNEFLGHSWQKVLPDSPKPLGVRVLESRGFFPDSYWYWLALGALVGFVFLFNFLFAMALTFLNPYEKPTAVIPEEAQEEHRTGESVSQGTSSAAGTVSGGDEIRRSSVSSGSASARTEAIAEASHNKKKGMVLPFAPHSITFDEIRYSVDMPQEMKNQGVLEDRLELLKGISGAFRPGVLTALMGVSGAGKTTLMDVLAGRKTGGYIDGNITISGYPKKQETFARISGYCEQNDIHSPQVTVYEALVYSAWLRLPPDVNSETRKMFIEEVMQLVELEVLRDALVGLPGVNGLSTEQRKRLTIAVELVANPSIIFMDEPTSGLDARAAAIVMRTVRNTVDTGRTVVCTIHQPSIDIFEAFDELFLMKRGGESIYVGPLGRLSCHLIKYFEAIEGVSKIKDGYNPATWMLEVTTISQEIILGVNFAELYRNSEVYRRNKAMIEELSKPAPGSKDLYFPTQFSQPFFTQCMACLWKQRLSYWRNPPYTAVRFLFTTFIALMFGTMFWDLGGKTEKTQDLINAMGSMYAAVLFLGIQNASSVQPVVAVERTVFYREKAAGMYSPLPYAFAQVAVEIPYIFAQAAVYGLIVYAMIGFEWTAAKFFWYLFYMYFTFLYFTFYGMMAIAVTPNQNIASIVSAAFYGLWNLFSGFIIPRPKMPVWWRWYYWGCPVAWTLYGLVVSQYGDLTDTLVDRNQSVEEYIRDYFGFKHDFLGVVATVVVGFTVLFALIFAFSIKAFNFQRR; via the exons ATGGAAGGTGAAATTTATAGAGCTAGCGGGAGTCTGAGAAGGAACAGTTCTTCAATGTGGAGGAACAATGGCGTGGAAGTGTTCTCCAAATCTTCCAGGGAAGAAGACGATGAGGAAGCTCTGAAATGGGCCGCTCTCGAGAAACTTCCCACTTACAATCGATTGAGAAAAGGGTTGCTGATGGCGTCTCGAGGTGGAGCTGATGAAGTTGATGTTAAGGACCTCGGGTTTCAGGAGAAAAAGACTTTGGTTGAGAGGTTAGTTGCCGAAGAAGACAATGAGAAGTTcttgttgaagctcaagaatcGAATAGACAG AGTTGGAATTGATATTCCAACGATTGAAGTgaggtttgagcatataaatgtagGGGCAGAAGCTTTTGTAGGAAGCAGCGCTCTGCCTTCATTTATTAACTACGCCTTCAGCCTGGTGGAG GGTACCTTAATCCAGCTCCATATCCTTCCAAGCAGAAAGAAACAGTTTACCATTCTTCGAGATGTTAGTGGAATCATCAAGCCTCGTCG AATGACATTGCTCTTAGGTCCTCCAAGTTCTGGAAAGACCACACTGATGTTAGCTTTGGCTGGGAAGCTTGATCCCACTCTAAAG TTTTCGGGGAGGGTTACTTACAATGGGCATGGCTTGCATGAGTTTGTACCCCAGAGAACTGCTGCCTACATCAGTCAGCATGATCTCCATTTAGGAGAAATGACTGTCAGAGAAACCTTGGCCTTCTCAGCAAGATGCCAGGGGGTTGGATCCCGTTATG AGATGTTAGCGGAATTGTCTCGACGAGAAAAAGCAGCAAATATCAAGCCTGATCCTGATATCGATATCTTCATGAAG GCAGCAGCAACTGAAGGCGAGGAGACAAACATTGTCACAGATTATATTTTGAAG ATTTTAGGACTAGATGTCTGTGCAGATACCATGGTGGGGGATGAAATGTTAAGGGGTATATCTGGAGGACAAAGGAAGCGTGTTACAACCG GTGAGATGCTGGTTGGACCCGCAAAGGCATTGTTCATGGATGAGATATCAACTGGTTTAGATAGTTCCACAACTTTCCAAATTGTGAATTCACTCAAGCAGTCTGTCCACATTCTCAATGGAACTGCCCTCATCTCCCTCCTCCAGCCTGCACCTGAAACCTACAATCTCTTCGATGACATTATTCTCCTCTCTGATGGCCAGATTGTGTATCAGGGTCCCCGTGAACAAGTGCTTGACTTTTTTGAATTCATGGGCTTCAAATGCCCTGATAGGAAAGGTGTGGCTGACTTCTTGCAAGAA GTAACATCAAAGAAAGATCAGAAGCAATACTGGGCACGTAGAGACGAGCCTTACCGGTTTGTTACAGTCAAGGAATTTGCTGAAGCCTTCCAGTCATTCCATGTTGGAAAGGCAATTGGAGATGAGTTTGCAACCCCATTTGACAGGACAAAAAACCACCCAGCTGCTTTGACAACCACAAAGTATGGTGTTGGAATGATGGAGCTCTTCAAAGCCTGCTTGTCTCGAGAACTCTTGCTAAAGAAGAGAAACTCATTCATCTACATCTTCAAGCTCTCCCAG CTTACGGTAATGGCAATGATTTCAATGACACTCTTCTTTCGCACCAAGATGCACAAAGATTCGGTAGAAGATGGACAAATTTATACGGGTGCTTTGTTTTTCGCTGTGGTTTTGATCATGTTTAATGGATTGGCAGAGATGGCCATGACCATTCAGAAGCTTCCCGTATTTTACAAGCAAAGGGACCTATACTTCTTTCCTGCATGGGCTTATTCTCTCCCATTATGGATCTTCAAGATCCCCATCACGATTCTAGAATCTTCATCTTGGGTATTCTTGAGTTACTATGTCATTGGACTTGATCCAAATGTTGGAAG ATTCTTTAGACAGTTCCTTATACTCGCAGCTGTTAGCCAAATGGCTTCTGGATTATTTCGATTTATTGGAGCAATCGGAAGAAACATGATTATTGCCAACACATTTGGTTCATTCGCACTGCTCGTACTTTTTGCATTGGGCGGTTTTGTCCTGTCACGAG GTGATGTCAAGAAGTGGTGGATATGGGGTTATTGGAGTTCACCTATGATGTATGGGACCAATGGAATATTGGTAAATGAGTTTCTTGGGCACAGTTGGCAGAAG GTTCTTCCGGATTCTCCGAAACCACTAGGAGTTAGAGTCCTGGAATCTCGCGGGTTCTTCCCTGATTCATACTGGTATTGGCTTGCACTAGGAGCACTGGTCGGGTTTGTGTTTCTATTCAATTTCCTTTTCGCCATGGCTCTCACCTTTCTCAACC CATATGAAAAGCCTACTGCAGTTATTCCTGAAGAAGCTCAAGAAGAGCATAGAACTGGAGAATCAGTTTCTCAAGGGACAAGCTCTGCTGCTGGAACCGTCTCTGGAG GAGATGAAATTAGGAGGAGCAGCGTCTCGTCTGGGTCTGCATCTGCAAGGACGGAAGCTATTGCTGAGGCTAGTCATAACAAGAAGAAGGGAATGGTTCTTCCTTTTGCGCCACATTCTATTACCTTCGATGAAATTAGATATTCTGTTGACATGCCACAG GAAATGAAAAACCAGGGTGTCCTTGAAGATAGATTGGAGCTTCTGAAGGGAATTAGTGGTGCTTTCAGGCCTGGTGTCCTTACAGCTTTAATGGGTGTTAGTGGAGCTGGTAAGACCACTCTGATGGATGTTCTGGCTGGTAGAAAAACAGGCGGATATATCGACGGGAACATCACAATTTCTGGGTACCCAAAGAAGCAGGAAACATTTGCTCGAATTTCTGGTTACTGCGAGCAAAATGACATACACTCTCCTCAAGTGACTGTCTACGAGGCCTTGGTTTACTCAGCTTGGCTTCGGTTACCTCCTGATGTCAATTCTGAAACCAGAAAG ATGTTCATCGAGGAAGTCATGCAACTTGTGGAATTGGAAGTGTTGAGGGATGCCTTAGTTGGGTTGCCTGGTGTGAACGGTCTCTCAACCGAGCAGCGGAAAAGGCTGACCATTGCAGTTGAGCTAGTGGCCAACCCTTCTATCATATTCATGGATGAGCCAACATCAGGGCTGGATGCAAGAGCTGCCGCAATTGTAATGAGAACAGTTAGGAACACCGTGGACACAGGAAGAACAGTTGTGTGCACCATCCATCAGCCTAGCATTGACATTTTTGAAGCATTTGATGAG CTATTCCTAATGAAACGAGGAGGAGAGTCAATTTATGTGGGACCACTGGGTCGGCTCTCTTGCCATCTCATTAAATATTTTGAG GCAATCGAAGGAGTCAGTAAAATAAAGGATGGATATAATCCAGCGACCTGGATGTTGGAAGTTACAACTATATCTCAAGAAATTATTTTGGGAGTAAATTTTGCTGAGTTGTACAGAAATTCTGAAGTATACAG GAGAAACAAAGCCATGATTGAAGAATTGAGCAAACCTGCTCCTGGTTCGAAAGATCTCTACTTTCCTACTCAATTCTCGCAACCTTTCTTCACACAATGTATGGCTTGCCTGTGGAAACAACGTTTGTCATATTGGCGCAACCCGCCATACACTGCAGTAAGGTTTCTCTTCACAACCTTCATCGCTCTGATGTTCGGGACAATGTTTTGGGACCTTGGTGGCAAGAC AGAAAAGACACAGGATCTGATTAATGCAATGGGTTCAATGTATGCTGCGGTTCTCTTCCTTGGTATTCAGAATGCCTCATCCGTGCAGCCAGTAGTGGCTGTTGAACGGACAGTCTTCTACAGAGAAAAAGCTGCTGGAATGTATTCACCTTTGCCTTATGCCTTTGCTCag GTTGCTGTTGAAATCCCATACATCTTTGCACAAGCTGCGGTATATGGGCTTATAGTGTATGCAATGATTGGATTTGAATGGACTGCAGCTAAATTCTTCTGGTATCTGTTCTACATGTACTTCACATTTTTGTACTTCACCTTCTATGGCATGATGGCTATAGCTGTCACACCGAACCAGAACATTGCTTCAATAGTTTCTGCTGCATTCTATGGACTGTGGAATCTCTTCTCCGGATTTATAATTCCAAGACCG AAAATGCCTGTGTGGTGGAGATGGTACTACTGGGGGTGTCCTGTGGCTTGGACCTTGTATGGCTTAGTTGTTTCACAGTACGGAGATCTGACAGACACACTAGTTGACAGGAATCAATCAGTAGAGGAGTATATAAGAGATTATTTCGGGTTCAAGCATGATTTTCTTGGTGTTGTTGCAACTGTGGTTGTCGGGTTTACGGTGCTCTTCGCACTTATATTTGCCTTCTCCATAAAGGCATTCAACTTCCAAAGGCGATAA